Proteins from a genomic interval of Conexivisphaerales archaeon:
- a CDS encoding HAD-IA family hydrolase, giving the protein MQKEDVKGAVQNSNRKALILIDLDGTIVTSTFRNLDAKLEALRFLEKNLLANGLSLNDRIRDYFHVIKASPADTETKTRLIEELSELIERYELESVERCELKEGAMYLLELFRGRVPIAIVSNSGKNAVKRSLERFGLTGTFDYVLHRDNLPDLKPSGSGLQMALQKFNVLPENAVMVGDTPMDILAAHEAKVASIALTDGVGKKDELESAWPDYLMRNLKEAAFLLDRLWFS; this is encoded by the coding sequence TTGCAGAAGGAAGATGTAAAAGGGGCAGTGCAGAACAGTAACAGGAAAGCGCTAATCCTAATCGACCTGGATGGTACAATAGTAACAAGTACATTCAGAAACCTGGATGCAAAATTAGAAGCCTTGAGATTTCTTGAGAAAAATCTGCTAGCTAACGGTCTCAGCCTGAACGACAGGATTAGGGATTATTTTCATGTCATCAAAGCAAGTCCTGCAGATACTGAGACGAAGACCAGGCTGATTGAAGAGCTTTCTGAGCTAATAGAAAGATACGAGCTCGAGTCGGTTGAAAGATGTGAATTGAAGGAGGGAGCCATGTATCTGTTAGAACTGTTCAGAGGCAGGGTCCCCATAGCAATAGTGAGCAACTCAGGAAAAAACGCAGTGAAGCGAAGTCTTGAAAGATTCGGTCTAACAGGTACTTTTGACTATGTACTTCACAGGGATAATCTGCCCGACCTGAAACCATCAGGTTCAGGGCTGCAGATGGCGCTCCAGAAGTTTAACGTTTTGCCAGAGAATGCTGTTATGGTAGGAGACACACCGATGGACATCCTCGCTGCACATGAGGCCAAGGTCGCTTCTATAGCTCTTACAGATGGTGTTGGTAAGAAAGATGAGCTGGAATCTGCTTGGCCAGACTATCTGATGAGAAACCTGAAAGAGGCAGCTTTTCTGCTTGACAGGTTATGGTTCAGCTGA
- a CDS encoding lysylphosphatidylglycerol synthase transmembrane domain-containing protein, with protein sequence MSSRKNLLPLIGIAFSLVILVIVASLFNFNLSMILSINPIYFLLATISSVAVLLLQGLRFKFIIEKFTSKGPYSLSESLAVRIGSQFVAMTTPAYVGGEVARAAWLTTKGIAPGTALWLPYIEIIFDVYSTGIFSLLSGILALSEGLSFLGSILSLLSSLMLALMTLVIFVSRSGKIRIPAFISRLATRILGERRGSQVVEKADSALLELKEAANTTLNRKNTIKLFYLSIYTILLALLTGSTLYFIAAGLSINLGFFQSLLVVFASVILGNLPITFGGAGLAEAGVYYYCSLAFGISSWPMVFAWRMASYIIPLIISGLSGSYVLHRFVNQKSN encoded by the coding sequence TTGAGTTCAAGAAAAAACCTACTGCCTCTGATAGGTATAGCTTTCAGCCTAGTCATACTTGTGATAGTTGCTTCCTTATTCAACTTCAACCTATCAATGATCCTTTCGATCAATCCAATTTACTTTCTCTTGGCAACAATTTCTTCTGTAGCGGTTCTTTTACTGCAAGGACTCAGGTTCAAGTTCATAATAGAGAAGTTTACGAGTAAGGGGCCATACAGCCTTTCAGAGAGCCTAGCGGTTAGGATAGGAAGCCAATTCGTAGCAATGACAACTCCTGCTTACGTTGGAGGCGAAGTTGCAAGGGCTGCATGGCTTACGACAAAAGGGATAGCACCCGGCACCGCCCTATGGCTACCTTACATCGAAATCATCTTCGATGTATACTCGACAGGTATCTTTTCTCTCTTATCTGGTATCCTTGCCCTGAGTGAAGGACTATCGTTCCTAGGCTCAATCCTTTCGCTTCTGTCTTCTCTCATGCTTGCTCTCATGACCCTGGTCATCTTCGTATCCAGAAGCGGTAAAATCAGAATACCTGCTTTCATCAGCAGACTAGCAACTAGAATTCTTGGCGAGAGAAGAGGTAGCCAGGTGGTGGAGAAGGCTGATTCCGCACTTTTGGAACTCAAGGAGGCTGCCAACACAACGCTCAATCGCAAGAACACAATTAAGTTATTTTACCTATCCATTTACACAATACTTCTTGCATTATTGACAGGCTCTACCCTCTATTTCATTGCTGCAGGTCTTTCCATAAACCTTGGCTTTTTCCAATCCCTTTTGGTGGTATTTGCGTCAGTAATACTAGGTAATTTGCCAATAACGTTCGGAGGTGCAGGACTGGCTGAAGCTGGAGTATATTACTATTGCAGCCTAGCTTTCGGCATTTCTTCGTGGCCGATGGTCTTCGCTTGGAGGATGGCTAGCTATATAATTCCTTTGATCATCTCTGGTCTCTCGGGAAGCTACGTGCTGCACAGATTTGTGAATCAAAAGTCTAATTAA
- a CDS encoding arginine--tRNA ligase, producing MSYHQIIGELRKKIESSISSLGVELLGFALDEPPSPELGDIATNAAFLVSKKINSDPYRVAVDLASILERQRPNYISSILPHSSGYINFNIDYAELVKSIFKTKDGFRLPPPEKILRVSVEHTSVNPNKALHIGHARNVVIGDTIAKLFQEAGHDVAVLNYIDDTGVQVADIVLGVTELGMQLEPEDGRKFDHFIGDTVYVRVNREYERDKSLIDKRKEISRQIEHGEGRIAEIARTITRKVLNAQLETCWKLGAEYDLLNFESDILRAGYWQHVFSQLKEKGVVKLQQGGKYDGCWVMEGDENEEEKVLVRSDGTAVYAAKDIPYAAWKLGIIPDRFNYEVFCIQPSGKVLWSTSINSKKKSAQEPDKEYSNRDVTIAVIDIGQSRLQKFVKKALTALSLKGEGYVHLAYEKVFLSRETAMQLFQGEVGGEESGIISMKGRSGVYINVDDLLEELKKKAVMETRKRNPDSNDSFVQEVAEAIAISALRYELLKQDLNKAIIFDINESLKLEGDTGPYLMYSYARACSILSKAWSVNIPGVTIPASLTKEEKSLILHLSKIGFEFSESLKYLTPKPMVRYAHDLAVIFNNFYEACPVLSAPKETAEFRIALVDTYKKVMGKALDLIGIKHPEAI from the coding sequence CTGAGTTATCATCAAATCATTGGTGAACTTAGAAAGAAAATTGAGAGCAGCATATCCAGCTTGGGCGTTGAATTACTTGGATTTGCTCTGGATGAACCTCCTTCGCCGGAGCTGGGCGATATAGCTACAAATGCCGCTTTTCTTGTCTCCAAAAAGATTAATTCAGACCCTTACCGAGTTGCAGTAGACCTTGCTTCAATACTGGAAAGGCAAAGGCCTAACTACATATCTTCAATATTGCCTCATAGCTCAGGCTACATAAATTTCAACATTGACTATGCTGAACTAGTGAAGTCGATCTTTAAGACAAAAGATGGTTTCAGGCTACCTCCGCCAGAAAAGATACTCAGAGTATCTGTTGAGCATACAAGCGTAAATCCCAACAAGGCGCTCCATATAGGTCATGCCAGGAACGTTGTGATAGGCGACACAATAGCTAAGCTCTTTCAGGAAGCAGGTCATGATGTAGCTGTTTTGAACTATATTGATGATACTGGGGTTCAGGTGGCTGACATAGTACTAGGTGTAACCGAGCTTGGAATGCAATTAGAACCTGAAGATGGAAGAAAGTTTGACCACTTCATAGGGGATACCGTATACGTTAGGGTTAACAGGGAGTATGAAAGGGATAAGAGTCTTATCGACAAAAGGAAAGAAATAAGCAGGCAGATAGAGCATGGTGAAGGAAGGATAGCTGAAATTGCTAGGACGATAACAAGGAAAGTGTTGAATGCTCAGCTTGAAACGTGCTGGAAACTTGGAGCCGAGTATGACCTTCTGAATTTTGAAAGCGACATCCTAAGGGCTGGTTACTGGCAACACGTATTCTCTCAGCTTAAAGAAAAGGGAGTAGTAAAGCTTCAGCAAGGAGGGAAGTACGATGGATGCTGGGTGATGGAAGGGGATGAGAATGAAGAAGAAAAGGTTCTTGTAAGAAGTGATGGGACAGCAGTCTATGCTGCTAAAGACATCCCGTATGCTGCGTGGAAACTTGGAATAATTCCTGACAGGTTCAATTATGAAGTTTTCTGTATCCAACCGAGTGGAAAGGTGCTCTGGTCGACTAGCATCAATAGCAAAAAGAAGTCTGCTCAAGAACCTGATAAAGAATATTCTAACCGCGATGTAACGATTGCCGTGATAGATATCGGTCAGAGCAGGTTACAGAAATTTGTGAAGAAAGCTCTGACCGCGCTCTCCCTTAAAGGGGAAGGCTACGTTCATCTTGCCTACGAAAAAGTCTTCCTGAGCAGGGAAACGGCCATGCAACTTTTCCAGGGCGAGGTTGGAGGCGAGGAATCAGGCATTATCAGTATGAAAGGAAGGTCAGGCGTTTACATTAATGTGGATGACCTACTTGAAGAGTTAAAGAAGAAGGCTGTCATGGAGACTAGAAAGAGAAATCCTGACTCAAATGATTCGTTTGTTCAAGAGGTGGCAGAAGCGATTGCCATATCAGCGTTAAGATACGAACTGTTAAAACAAGATCTGAATAAAGCAATAATCTTTGACATAAACGAATCCCTGAAGCTTGAAGGAGATACCGGTCCATATCTCATGTATTCATACGCAAGGGCCTGCAGCATACTTAGCAAAGCTTGGTCTGTCAATATTCCCGGTGTTACCATACCCGCCTCACTGACAAAAGAAGAGAAGAGCCTGATACTTCATCTATCAAAGATAGGCTTCGAATTTTCCGAGTCGCTCAAGTACCTGACTCCCAAACCGATGGTAAGATACGCCCATGACCTTGCTGTTATCTTTAACAACTTCTACGAAGCATGTCCAGTCCTCTCAGCTCCAAAAGAAACAGCAGAATTCAGAATAGCTTTGGTTGATACTTACAAGAAAGTTATGGGTAAAGCTCTGGACCTGATTGGTATCAAACACCCTGAGGCCATCTAA
- a CDS encoding phosphoglycolate phosphatase: MKIRAFVTDVDGTVTEAYPIIDFDAASLMRNLERSGIRVLFASGRAPWELYSLSMFLGLCKVVVGENGAVVLNREPMNMTMLSDNFYPTAALQYLKNHLSDIAVKKTLPRFTEVVLERKPDIVTVRDTLKRSNLPVKVLDSGYAYHIVSSHVDKALGVREALRILDIDSSETVAIGDSETDVSLFELCRLGICVANGDETAKNNADYVTHARGGQGFVEAVNYALNLED; the protein is encoded by the coding sequence TTGAAGATAAGAGCATTCGTCACAGACGTTGACGGCACAGTCACAGAAGCGTACCCGATAATTGACTTTGACGCCGCTTCTTTAATGAGAAACCTCGAAAGGTCTGGGATAAGAGTATTATTTGCAAGTGGTAGGGCACCATGGGAGCTCTACTCACTCTCCATGTTTTTAGGCCTATGCAAAGTAGTAGTTGGTGAGAACGGAGCCGTGGTATTAAACAGAGAACCGATGAATATGACCATGCTCTCCGACAACTTCTATCCCACTGCTGCTTTACAATATTTAAAAAACCACCTATCTGATATAGCAGTCAAAAAGACCCTGCCTAGGTTCACAGAAGTTGTGCTCGAAAGAAAGCCTGACATCGTTACAGTAAGAGATACGCTAAAACGGTCAAATCTACCGGTAAAGGTCCTTGACAGTGGCTATGCCTATCACATAGTTTCTAGCCACGTCGATAAGGCTCTAGGGGTAAGAGAAGCGCTGAGAATCCTTGATATAGATTCCAGCGAAACAGTTGCTATAGGCGATAGCGAAACGGATGTTAGTCTTTTCGAGCTTTGTAGACTGGGTATATGTGTTGCAAATGGAGATGAAACTGCAAAGAATAATGCTGATTACGTTACACATGCTCGGGGTGGGCAAGGTTTTGTTGAAGCAGTTAATTATGCCCTTAATCTTGAAGACTAG
- a CDS encoding HAD family phosphatase: MTKYKLAAFDLDGTLTEGEPSWVILHRRFNTIAIGEEGERLYSQGAITYRDFILRDISAWPKPLRKTELQEALASYRLREDAAKVIAYFKGRGAKIALITAALDIMADEVGRRLDADYVLANSLGFSPDGYFNGKISARVEPLQKHLLLEELCRYLGISREETIAVGDSHYDISFLKAAGKGFLIGNRELAASHRLISIDRLSDILTILSDHDSAD; this comes from the coding sequence GTGACCAAGTACAAGCTTGCAGCTTTCGACCTTGACGGTACTCTAACGGAGGGAGAACCGAGCTGGGTTATACTACACAGAAGATTCAACACGATCGCAATAGGAGAGGAAGGAGAAAGGCTCTACTCGCAGGGTGCGATAACATACAGGGATTTTATTCTGAGAGATATATCTGCATGGCCTAAACCCTTAAGGAAGACTGAACTGCAAGAAGCATTGGCTTCCTACAGACTAAGGGAAGATGCTGCAAAGGTTATAGCATACTTTAAAGGAAGAGGAGCAAAGATAGCACTGATTACAGCAGCACTGGATATAATGGCTGACGAAGTGGGTAGGCGATTAGATGCAGATTATGTATTGGCAAACAGCTTGGGATTTAGTCCAGACGGATACTTCAACGGGAAAATATCTGCAAGGGTAGAGCCGTTGCAGAAACATTTGTTGCTTGAAGAACTCTGCAGATATCTAGGCATATCAAGGGAAGAGACGATAGCTGTTGGAGACAGTCATTACGATATAAGTTTTCTAAAAGCTGCTGGTAAGGGGTTTCTGATAGGCAATAGGGAGCTTGCAGCTAGTCATCGATTGATTTCTATCGACAGGCTGAGCGATATCTTAACGATTCTATCAGACCATGATTCTGCTGATTAG